Proteins encoded in a region of the Eulemur rufifrons isolate Redbay chromosome 15, OSU_ERuf_1, whole genome shotgun sequence genome:
- the PPP2R5D gene encoding serine/threonine-protein phosphatase 2A 56 kDa regulatory subunit delta isoform isoform X5, translating into MVEYITHSRDVVTEAIYPEAVTMFSVNLFRTLPPSSNPTGAEFDPEEDEPTLEAAWPHLQLVYEFFLRFLESPDFQPNIAKKYIDQKFVLALLDLFDSEDPRERDFLKTILHRIYGKFLGLRAYIRRQINHIFYRFIYETEHHNGIAELLEILGSIINGFALPLKEEHKMFLIRVLLPLHKVKSLSVYHPQLAYCVVQFLEKESSLTEPVIVGLLKFWPKTHSPKEVMFLNELEEILDVIEPSEFSKVMEPLFRQLAKCVSSPHFQVAERALYYWNNEYIMSLISDNAARVLPIMFPALYRNSKSHWNKTIHGLIYNALKLFMEMNQKLFDDCTQQYKAEKQKGRFRMKEREEMWQKIEELARLNPQYPMFRAPPPLPPVYSMETETPTAEDIQLLKRTVETEAVQMLKDIKKEKVLLRRKSELPQDVYTIKALEAHKRAEEFLTASQEAL; encoded by the exons ATGGTGGAGTACATCACCCATAGCCGTGATGTCGTCACTGAGGCCATTTACCCTGAGGCTGTTACCATG TTTTCAGTGAACCTTTTCCGGACGCTGCCACCTTCATCAAATCCCACAGGGGCCGAATTTGACCCAGAGGAAGATGAACCCACCCTCGAAGCTGCCTGGCCACATCTCCAG CTTGTGTACGAGTTTTTCTTACGTTTCCTGGAGTCTCCTGATTTCCAGCCAAACATAGCGAAGAAGTACATTGACCAGAAGTTTGTCCTTGCT ctCCTGGACTTATTTGACAGTGAGGATCCTCGAGAGCGGGACTTCCTCAAGACCATTTTACATCGCATCTATGGCAAGTTTTTGGGGCTCCGGGCTTATATTCGTAGGCAGATCAACCACATCTTCTACAG GTTTATCTACGAGACTGAGCATCACAACGGGATTGCTGAGCTCCTGGAGATCCTGGGCAG CATCATCAATGGCTTTGCCCTGCCCCTTAAGGAAGAGCACAAGATGTTCCTTATCCGTGTCCTGCTTCCCCTTCACAAGGTCAAGTCCCTTAGTGTCTACCACCCTCAG TTGGCATACTGTGTGGTACAATTCCTGGAGAAGGAGAGCAGTCTGACTGAGCCG gtgattgtgggacttctcaagTTTTGGCCCAAGACCCACAGCCCTAAGGAGGTGATGTTCTTGAATGAACTAGAGGAGATTCTGGACGTCATTGAACCTTCAGAGTTCAGCAAAGTGATGGAACCACTCTTCCGCCAGCTTGCCAAGTGTGTCTCCAGCCCCCATTTCCAG GTGGCAGAGCGTGCTCTCTATTACTGGAACAATGAGTATATCATGAGCCTGATAAGTGACAATGCTGCCCGAGTCCTCCCCATCATGTTCCCTGCACTCTATAGGAACTCCAAGAGCCACTGGAACAA GACAATCCATGGACTGATCTATAATGCCCTGAAGCTATTTATGGAAATGAATCAGAAGCTATTTGATGACTGCACACAACAATATAAGGCAGAGAAGCAGAA GGGCCGGTTCCGaatgaaggaaagggaagagatgtGGCAAAAAATCGAGGAGCTTGCCCGGCTTAATCCCCAG TATCCCATGTTCCGAGCTCCTCCACCGCTGCCCCCTGTGTACTCGATGGAGACAGAGACCCCCACAGCAGAGGACATCCAGCTTCTGAAGAGGACGGTGGAGACTGAGGctgtgcag ATGCTAAAGGACATCAAGAAGGAGAAAGTGCTGCTGCGGAGGAAGTCGGAGCTGCCCCAGGATGTGTACACCATCAAGGCACTGGAGGCGCACAAGCGGGCGGAAGAGTTCCTAACTGCCAGCCAGGAGGCTCTCTGA